Proteins from one Acetobacteroides hydrogenigenes genomic window:
- a CDS encoding NAD-dependent epimerase/dehydratase family protein: protein MKNILIVGAGGQIGSELVPYFRSIYGNNNVVATDINDKCKGTLGDDGPFEVLDALNGEEFAQLVKKYKIDTIFNMVALLSATGEKNPQLAWKINMGALMNSLEIGRENGCAVFTPSSIGAFGTSTPHDGTPQDTVMRPSTIYGVCKVTGELLSDYYHSRFGVDTRSVRFPGIISNVTLPGGGTTDYAVEIYYAAIKDKSFTCPIPKDVSMDMMYMPDALSAMVQLMEANPDKLVHRNSFNITAMHFTPEEIFAAIKKRIPEFTMSYNVDPVKEAISRSWPNWMDDSCAREEWGWNPKWNLENMTDDMLKVIAEKYAAKLF, encoded by the coding sequence ATGAAAAATATTCTCATAGTTGGTGCTGGCGGCCAGATAGGTTCTGAGCTGGTGCCCTATTTCAGAAGTATCTATGGAAACAACAATGTTGTAGCCACGGATATCAACGATAAATGCAAGGGAACTCTAGGCGATGATGGCCCATTTGAGGTGCTCGATGCGCTTAATGGTGAGGAGTTTGCTCAGCTGGTGAAGAAGTATAAGATTGATACCATATTTAATATGGTAGCTCTTCTATCTGCTACTGGGGAGAAGAATCCGCAGCTGGCATGGAAAATCAACATGGGTGCATTGATGAACTCGCTAGAGATTGGTCGCGAAAATGGTTGTGCGGTGTTTACTCCTAGCTCTATTGGAGCCTTTGGAACCAGCACTCCACACGATGGAACCCCACAGGATACCGTGATGCGCCCATCTACCATTTATGGCGTTTGCAAGGTAACCGGCGAACTGCTATCCGACTACTACCATTCACGTTTTGGAGTGGATACCCGTTCGGTACGTTTCCCTGGAATTATTTCTAACGTTACCCTTCCTGGTGGCGGTACTACCGATTATGCTGTAGAGATCTACTATGCTGCCATTAAGGACAAGTCGTTTACCTGCCCTATCCCTAAGGATGTAAGCATGGATATGATGTACATGCCCGATGCGCTATCGGCGATGGTACAGCTTATGGAGGCAAATCCGGATAAGCTGGTTCACCGCAATAGCTTTAACATTACCGCAATGCACTTTACTCCAGAGGAGATATTTGCTGCTATAAAGAAACGTATCCCTGAGTTTACCATGAGCTACAACGTTGACCCTGTTAAGGAAGCCATTTCGCGTAGCTGGCCTAACTGGATGGACGATAGCTGTGCTCGCGAGGAGTGGGGATGGAATCCTAAATGGAATCTCGAAAACATGACGGATGACATGCTTAAGGTTATTGCCGAGAAGTATGCTGCAAAGCTGTTTTAA